Part of the Halalkalibacter krulwichiae genome is shown below.
CTTTGAAATCATTAGCTCCTCCATCGATAAGAGACGATTTGCCAGTTGTAAACCCATTTTCCACTAGGTAACCATAGGCTTCAGCTATATCTTTAGGTTGAGCAACACGTCAGACAGGTAATTGCTTAGCAATCCCATGGTACATATCTTGACTTTGATCTTTTGAAATTCCGCCATAAAGAGGAGTGTCAACGATCCCAGGTGATACCACGTTTACTCTGATAGGTGCCAGGTCTATTGAAAGTCCTAGTACTAATCCATCAATTGCTGAATTAATGGAAGCTAGAGTCGTTGCACCTTGAGGAGGACGCACACGATATACACCAGAAGTTTAATGTAATAGAACTTTCATTATTCAAGTATGGAAGAGCAGTACGAACCGAAATATACTGCCCCAGAACTACTATCAAAAGCCTCTCTTACGGTTGCAACAGGCAGTTCACTAAAGTGACCCATAGCTCCTTCACCAGCAGTAACCACCAGGTGATCAAATTTCCCAATCTTCTTGAAAAAGTCAGCAACCTTTTCCTCGCTGCGAAAGTCGATTTCATAGGCCCTTTACGTTACCACCAAGCTTCACTTTTGAGTCAGATAATTTTGAAGCAGAACGGCTAGCAATAATGACTTGAGCGGATTCATCGAGAAACGCCTTAGCAGCGGCTAAACCAATACCAGATGTACCTCCTAAAACAACCACTCTTTTTCCTCTTAATGACAACGTCATAACATCCTTTATTCATATGAAAATACATAGCCTTCTTTAGAAAGTTCTCACAAAAATAAGTGTAATGTCACATACATTTTGGAATATTACTGCGTTGGCAACTAAATCATTCTATTTAATTCGCTTTTCTTCTGGATCATTTTCTGAAATGATGCAATCACCACCAAAAAATAGCCATTTGGAAAAGCCGTTATATGCTTCAACTTTGTTTGTACTAGCACCAATTTGCTCTCTTAGTTTTATATCAGAAATATATTTAAGCAAAAATACAGTTCATACAATCCTTTCTAATTCCCTAAAAGCTTGATATAATCGGTTTTTTACTAAGTTACTTAGTTTTCTGAGTAGTGTAGAGGGTAATATATTACCGGCTTTGATAGAAAGAACTCCTTAGAGCAGATTTTGCCAGTGTTTACACTTTTTCGAACCCCTAGGAGAAACTCTTACTGGATAGACGATTTGTTTTCTGTTTCTTTTTCCAATACATTCTTAATATAATCTTTACCCCAGTCATACATAGCATCCAGAATAGGCATCAGGCTTCTTCCATACTCAGTGAGTGAATATTCAACTTTTGGCGGAACGACAGGATAAACTTCTCGATGAACAATCAAATGGTCTTCAAGTTCACGTAGTTGATTAACAAGCATTCTTTGAGTGATACCAGGCATGAGGGCCTTTAGTTCACCAAAACGTTTAGTTCCTTCTTTTCCCAGATGCCACAACACCAGCATTTTCCATTTTCCTCCAATAATCGAAAGAGTCAATTCTTTTTCACAATTAAACACTTTTTCCCCAAGATTCGGCATTTATTTCACCTCCAACTCTTATTATGTCTCATAGTATACTTTTTGTTACTATACGATAAAAAAGTGTATACTTTTAAATTAGTAACATACCCAGTATATTGATTATCGTACCGTTAGTAAATAGCTATCAATTGGATGCAAGGACAACGTGCAAAAGAAGCTAAACGGCACAATTATACTATTATATAAGGGCATTAGATCATGTAGATATTCCAGGAGCCATTGAATTGGTGAAAGAAGTGAAAGCTGCTTTCTGAGACATAAGGCTGACTCTTCATCTATCTTGATTACCTAAGGGGCACAGCAAGAGTTGCAGCTTGTGGTCGGGTGATCGAAGATCCTTCTTATCACTACAGCCTCCCCATCTTTAATCTGCCGAAATCAAAACCTGTTACTTAAAAACAGGTAAGGATGGGATCGATCCGAACGTTATCACTGCATTATATAAAAAGCACCAATTAAAATGATCTTTTTAATCCCATATTCCAAAATCCAACGGTTACATTATTATCTAAAAACCACCGAAGAAAAGGCCTGAAAACTATCTTTTGGATTATGGCATTCCAATTGTGGAGGATAATCCATACTGCAGGTGAAAAAATGAAGACCCTTAAATCCCTTGATCAAAATGGAAATATATTATACATAAGCTCTTTATCAAAAATCATTGCTTCTGACCTAAGAATAGGCTGGATTATCGGACCGAACTCTGTCATTGAAAGATTGTCAGATGCAAAACAGCAGGTCGATTTTGGGCATGGAAGCCATTCTCAATGGATTGCCAATAATTTTATTGAGTCCAGCGAATTTGAATCACATATTCAACATTTAGTTAAGCAATTAGATCGTCGAAGCAAACAGATTGATACAAGTCTGCAGACCTTTCTTAACACCCTTCACATAAAATTATTCACAAATAATAAAGCATTTTTAGGTGATATAACTGTAGAGATTGCTGAAGAGGAACTAGAGAATAGGAATATAGCCGAACTCCACCTTCCTAAAAGTGATATTTATAAGATTACACTTCATCCAATAAAGTAAAAAGGAAACATTGCACTAAAACATTTAGAATGTGGCAAAATTTTATACTTTCTTATCTTTTAAAAAAGGAAAATGCCAATTAGGCATTCTCCCATTTTTTAATCACACGATCTATTGTTCCCCCACCAATACAAACATCGCCATCATACAGTACAACAGCTTGTCCTGGTGTAACAGCGCGCTCCGGTTCGTGAAAATAGATGCTAGCTGTTCCATCTTCTTTTGGATACACTGTTACCTGTTGATCCTCTTGACGGTATCTCATCTTGGCGGTACAACTAAAGTCTTGCTTAAAAGTTAGATCTGTTTTAATCCAATTCATACCAATAGCCTCTAAACCTTCTGAATAAAGTCCTTCGTTATGAAACCCTTGTCCAACAATCAAAACATTACGCTTTAAGTCTTTACCAATGACAAACCAAGGCTCCCCCGATCCGCCAATGCCAAGACCTTGACGTTGACCAATAGTATAATACATAAGACCATCATGGTGACCTTTAAATTCACCATCTAAGGTTTGCATTTCACCAGGTTGGGCTGGCAAAAAGCCACTTAGAAATTCCTTGAAATTTCGTTCACCGATAAAACAAATACCTGTACTATCTTTTTTCTTTGCTGTTGCAAGACCTGCCTCTATCGCAATCTCACGCACTTCTTTTTTGGATAAATGCCCAAGCGGAAACATAGTTTTCGATAATTGCTTTTGAGAAAGAGCATTAAGGAAGTATGATTGATCTTTATTATGATCAGCACCCCGCAGCAATCCGAATTGTCCATCTTTTTCTTCGACTCGTGCATAGTGACCTGTTGCGATATAGTCAGCCCCAAGTAACATCGCATGATTTAAAAAGGCCTTAAATTTGATCTCTTTATTACACATGACGTCAGGATTAGGTGTCCGACCTGATTTGTACTCCTCTAGGAAGTATGTGAAGACTTTATCCCAATACTGTTTTTCAAAATTAACAGCATAATACGGGATCCCAATTTGATTACAAACCTTAATCACATCTTCGTAGTCTTCAGTTGCTGTACAGAAACCACTTTCATCAGTATCATCCCAATTTTTCATAAAAATACCAACTACATCATATCCTTGCTCTTTAAGAAGCAAAGCTGTAACCGATGAATCAACACCACCAGACATACCGACTACTACCCTTGTATCTTCTGGTCGTTTCTTCATACCTTTCACCACCTTTTGATCCCTTATTCAATTTAAAAATTTCCTTTTAAATTTGCTACTTTTTTTGTTACTTATTCTTCAATCCCTGATGCATCAGCTCTATTTGTACTAGATTATATGGTCTGTTGTTTAAATACAGGAAACTGAGGTACTACCTTTTCGCCTAATTCGTTAATTACATCCTTTGCCGGACGTTGACCATATTTTAGATTCAGAATAACATGATTAACTCCAATTTCTTGTAAGCGATTCAGAAATTCAATTAAAAATTTGTATCCGCTCCTAAACCCAAGGTGAATAGGAGTAGGACCTTCATCCGGATCTTTTGCTAAATCAATATAAAGTGATTGAGAAAATGGCTGGAAATCATACGTTAAGGAACGCCAATCATTAATGAGTTCAGCTTGTACATCAATATTTCGCGGGTAACTAATCCAACCGTCACTGTTTTCAGCTATCCACTCTAGTGACTGCCCTGAACGACCTGTCACGAAAACAGGAATATCTGATAAAACTGGTTTTGGCAAGACGTCTCCTTGTTCTATTCCAACTCTTTGTGAGTTGATCAGTGGGAATGACTGTTTCCATGCCTCTTTCATAACAAAAAGTGACTCTTGAAATAATTCGATCCGTTCTTCTCGGTTAACTTTATATGCTGAAAATTCAATAGGTCGGTCCCCAGTTGCAATACCCAAAAGAAGCCTTTGGTTAGATATATGATCAACAGATGCGGCAGCTTTTGCTAGATGTAAAGGATGACGTAAAGTTGTCACAATACTCCCTGTCCCTAATGCAATCTCTTTTGTGTGAGCAGCGATATAACCTAGAAAAACCCAAGGATCATAAATTTGTCCAACATCACCGAAAGTCGGGTCACTTAACGGAACATCTCTAACAAATAAAGAAGCAAAATTAGCTTCCTCAGCGATTTGAGCAAGATCTACTTGATGCTTTAAATCCATAACTGGGATACTTCCCTTATATGCTTCTAAAGGAAAGAATAAACCAAGTGAAAGTTTGTTTTCTTGAAATGTGCGTGAATAACCTTTGTGCTTTTCAAATTTATTCATACTTTTTAACCTCTCCCCTTTCAATGTTGAATTTAACTTGACTTCCTCTAAAAACTACATAGACTAACCAATCAGTCTTCCTTAGCGAATATGTGAACTTCCCTGTTTATTATGCAGTTTCTTGCTTCACTGAATTTGGATTCGCGACATGATATTTGGCCCCACTTTGTAAAAAAAACATGAATGGTCGTAATTCGGAATGACCACATTTAGGACAATGATTACTTTCTTTAGTTATCGTTAAGCATCTGTCGCAAACGTGTCTATGTTTTGGATTTGACATAACCATACATTTATCATACCTTTCTGTGTTTTTTCGATCTGAACCTCTTATTTATACTGATTTTTTAATTGTCCTTGATCCATCAAGTTTAAATTCTATTAAATTAAACCCTATACGACGTAAAATCGAACAAGTATTGAGAGGATTTACCGAAGTTAACTGAAATAAAAATAGTTACATTTTATCTAGCATTTATAAATAAGACTTCACTAGTACTAGCAATATTCTGTTCGGCGTTAGCAAATAAAACTAGATTATCTTATTCTCACTGCAATAAATGTTATAAAAATAGTTACAGTTTATACAAAAGGAAACTTAAACCATCAAACTAAAATAGCATGTACCATCTGTAACAAAAAATATTACACTTAGTTCAAAAATAAAACAACTTATTAACATTGTTTTACTTTCTTTAAAATGGATGCAATTGAAATACGATCGAGGTAAGCTGAAAAATATTGATCGGTTTCCTCAAACACCTCATCCATCACAAGTTGAATATTAGAAGCAACCACACATTCCTCTTCAGGGTCTCCAGAGCACCAATTGGGTTTAATCGTTCCACCTGACACTGAGCGATAAATTTGCCCCAATGTAATTTCATCAGGATCTCTTTGAAGAATGTAGCCTCCTCCTATTCCTTCTTTTGTTCGAACAAATCCATGTTTACGCAAATAACTCATTATTTTACGAATTCTTGCTGGATTTGTGGAAACATTGTCCGCAATCTTTTGACTACTTGCCATATGATCAGGCAAATGCGCTAAAAGAACTAAGCTATGAACGGCTATCGTAAATTCACTATTCACTGGATTTCACTTCCTCCTGGCACCTGTACTGTAATAATAATTAATACAGTTAGAAAAGTCAATGAAATGATTAATTACTTTTTATGCCAATTTTTAGTAATAAAAATTGAATTTACTTTTTTAACACCTCAAATTCTTTGCCAATTCCTGTCAGACTCAATCCCATTGTATATCATTATCAAAAATTACCACTCTCTCGTTTTCCTTATAGCTTGTATTTAACAATCGAGTAGGAGGAGGTGTTTAGCCTCCGACCTCTCACACCACCGTACGTACGGGTCCGTATACGGCGGTTCAATAAGTTAAGTGTGTTTAGAATTTATCGAGGAATATAGTTGAGTAAGATTGAGTAATCCAATTCGTTCAAGAAGATGATTTGGTATCGCGGTATTTAAGATGAAACTATTTGAAATATGCCAGTAGCCTTTCCGAGTGTTTGCCCACTCCCAAGCCTTTTGTTTGGGGATTTTTAGTTTGATAAGACTTTTAAAGCGAGTTTTAACCTTCTTCCACCTTTTCCAGATTATTTGTCTAATCCTTCGACGTATCCAACGATCAATTTCTTGAACATAGGTTTTCACAAGACCAACCCCATAATAGTTGATCCACCCCCTAGTTACTTGGTTGACCTCCTTGATGATCTCACGGATCTCTCCTGGTCGTTTGCGGGAAGTTAGTTTTCCTACTTTTTCTTCGAGGCTCTTTTTCGCCTTAGTATGCGGACGGACTTGTGCTCCATTTCTTGTTGGATGTATACAGAACCCTAGAAACTTCCGTTTCGTCGGTTTACCAACTTCACTCTTCTCCTTATTCACCGTTAGCTTTAGTTTTTCTTCAAGAAATTTTGTAATGCTTTTTAATACTCTCTCTCCAGCCCTTTGGCTTTTCACGTAAATGTTACAGTCATCTGCGTAGCGGATAAACTTATGACCACGCCTTTCTAGTTCTAGGTCCAGTTGGTGAAGATAGGCGTTACTAAGAAGCGGTGATAGATTTCCTCCTTGAGGAGTTCCAACCTCGCTTGGCTCATATTTTTCACCAATCATAATGCCACTTCGCAGGAATTTACGAATTAGCTTAAGCACTATTGGGTCCTGAATAAATTCCTCTACATGATACATGAGTTTATCATGGTTGACTGTATCGAAGTACTGCTTCATATCAATGTCTACCACGTATCGGTATCTCTCTTCATAGTACTGTTTTGCTTTTCCGATTGCGTCGTGAGCACTTCGGTTTGGGCGGAAGCCAAAACTGTTTTCGGAGAAATGGGGGTTGATCCATTTTTCAATTACTTGAAGAATCGCTTGTTGGACAAGTCGGTCTTTGACCGTGGGAATTCCTAGCTTTCTTTTTGAACCATCCTGCTTCGGAATTTCAACCCGCTTAACGGGTTGTGGTTGATACGTTCCATCTTTAATGGAAAGCACAAGAGACCTTCTCTCTTCGGCTAAGAATAGTGGCAATTTGTCTACCGTCATTCCGTCTATCCCAGGTTTTCCTTTGTTCTTCTTGACTCTTTTATAAGCCCTATTGAGGTTATCTCGATCAATAATCTCGCTGATCAATTCTGAACTTTCACCATCTCTTCTTCTAGGTTCAGCGTGAAGTATACTGCACGCTTCCGCTTTATGTTCAGGTTCCACCTTATGTTCTAGCAGGTAGCCATCTTTTGATGTTTTCTGTGGTCGATGCATACTTCTCACCTCCGTTAGTTCCAAGATTCTTATTGTTCGGTCCTTCATCCACTGGACTACTATGACCTCTGCTGACTTCTTACCGTTCACAAGCTCATCACTGAACTCGTTGTTTTCTTATGAAATTTCTTCATCTCGAAAACCCCGGTAAGACCTCCCCGGGTAAGTCTAACCGCTTTCCTCTCGTAGACACTGGATTTACTGTAGGAGATTCGGGCAGTGTTGGACTTCGTTTTGTATAGGAAACTCGTCCGTCCCCAGCCAGCCTTATATCCAGTTTCTGTTCGTTGTCCCGAGATTTTGCGTCCGGCTTCCTTCAGATTCTAGGTCACCCTAGACACCCTTGCCATTCGCTAACAGTTCCCACTGCCAAGCCTGTAGTGGACTTACACCACCTAGCTGTTAGACATGCCGGGCACACTATAAAAAGCTGCCAAGACTTTCTTGACAGCATTTTTATTTATCCCTTTTTGAAATAGTATATGACACAACTCAGCAATATCTTTATAGGATGTAATCGCATACAAAAAAGTAGGTACATCGAAGTTAAGGGACGCTCTACCTTCCTATTTAAAATTAGAAGATCAAATCAACGTTTGGCTCAATCCCATATTCTTCACAATAATGACGATAGCGCTTGTACATGGTGAACACATCATCTTCTCGAGTAATAGTACCATTCGCGTCAAAAAACTGGATACTTCCAGTAACCGTAAATAGCGTTGTCATGCCAAGTTCTGGATCTGCACAAAGAGTATGGATATCACCTGGCGGCTCAAAAATAAGAGTTCCCTCGTTTGCTTCCCAATCTTTTTCGAGATAATGCCACTTTCCTTCAATTACGTAACCGGTAACAGAACCACCCGTATGGCGATGACGAGAAAGGACAGCTCCTTTTTCTACCTTAAACAGCATAATCCATAGTCCTGTTGTAAGATCGAACCGAAGCGGCTTGAACCAACAACCATCATCAGAAAATGGCATCCATTGCATTTCTGGAGAGTGGCTAACTCGATCTGGAAGCATAAAGCGTTCCGTAAATTCATTCATTTCCTGATCAATTGTTCGAGTTGATGCTTTTGTTTCCATTTTAATTCCTCCTATAAAATAAAATGAAGTTATTTAACTTTCACTTTTTTATATTGCAAATGCTATGCCAAAAATTTGTATTGTATCTAAAAGTAACAAAAAAACAGATAACTGTACGGATTATCAATGACTTGTAACAAATCTTAATAATGTAAAATCATCTGTAGGTTTAAGTGATGTGTTGAAAGTTTCGACATTGTAGATATTGGCATCATTGAGTGAAGAAAATGGCGACATTCTAAACGGTCAACATATATATCTTAATTTTATTTTAAGGAGTGAAAATTCAGTCCATTTAGTTTATAATATTGTTTTATACTAGAAATTTTGTTCATAACATATTTCTACTCCCAAGCATTCGATTTTTAAAACACAGGATATTGAAAGCGATTACATATAACTTTGCTTTGTTTTTTTAAAATATTCTGATTTAATTTCTTTTAATTACATCACAAAGGATGATGATAATGTGAATGATCTATATATTTCTTTAGACAATGTCTGCTCCCCTATGAATGAAAAAATCAGGGTTGAGAGAGCTTGGGAACATTTTATATTGGATAAGAACTCAGCCCCTAAAGTGCGTCATTTAACACATCAATCTTGGAAACGCTCATTACGTCATGGGGTGCACCCACTAGAAGGGAAAGCCCCTCTCATTTTATCTGAAGAGAAAATTCAAGAATATCAATCTTCTAATCCCATTTTCTCAACTATAGAACCTCTACTTATTAATTTAAATAATACAGTGAAAGATTCAGGCTATTTATTAGTTTTTTGTAATCAAAATGGTGAAATTGTGTATTTAGATGGAGTTTCATCACTTAGACAGAAAGCAGAAAATATCAACTTCATTGCTGGTACGTCATGGGCTGAACATCATGCTGGGACCAATGGAATGGGAGCAGCACTGGCTACCGGACATCCTATGCAAGTATTTGCTGGTGAACATTTCTGTCAACCAGTCCACAATTGGGTTTGTTCAGCTGCGCCTATTAAAGACCCAGCTACAAATAAGGTGCTTGGAGCTATTAATTTAACAGGTATTTGGGATACAGTACATCCTCACTCCCTTACAACTGTAATTTCTGTAGCTCAACTAGTTGAGGAAAAGCTTCTCAACCGATTAAAATTCGAACAGTTCCTCTTAATGGAGCACTATATAGAAATATCCGAAAAAAAATCAAATAAACATTTTGCTATAATTGATCGTGGCTGTAAAGTTATTAGAGCATCTCCTCTATTTTATGAAAATGGGTGGATAGACAAAAGTAATTATTTCAATGAATTAAATAAAGAAATTTTATGGAAAGAAGCTAAATATAGTTGGCAGATTGAGAAAAGAGATGGAATATGGACTTTTGAAGTCATACCTTACTTTTACCAAGAGTATCAAATAGGAGCTATACTATATGCTATTCCACCAGTCATACCTTCAAACAATACAGTGAATTCAACAAAACACTCCTTTTCAAGTATGATTGGACTATCCGATAAATTTTTATCATTTATAACAGAGGCACGCTCAGTTGCAAGTATAGATTTACCAGTATTAATTGAGGGTGAAAGTGGAACGGGAAAAGAGTTATTAGCCCAATCTATTCACTCATCAAGTCTTCGGTCTTCGGGAGCTTTTGTAGCAGTTAACTGTGGAGCAATACCAAAAGAACTTGCTGCAAGTGAATTATTCGGATATGAAGAGGGAACATTTACAGGAGGCCAAAAAGGAGGAAAGTCTGGAAAGTTTCAACTAGCTGAAGGCGGTACGATATTTTTAGATGAAATCGGAGAGATGCCATTAGATTTACAAACGATGTTATTACGGGTCCTTGAAGAAGGTGAGGTTGTTCGCCTTGGTGGAAAACAACCGATCAAGTTGAATGTTCGAGTCATTGCTGCAACGAATTGTGATTTAAAAAAGGCATGTGAAGAAGGTAAATTTCGCAAAGATCTATATTATCGGCTTAATATTCTTTCTTTGAAAGTACCTCCACTCCGTGAAAGATCAGGAGATATTCCATTAATCTTCGAGCATTTGCTAAAGAAAATTTGTATCGATTTAAGGAGGCCACCTCTTTTAATAAATGATCAAGCTTTACTTGCTTTGAAAAGATATGACTGGCCTGGAAATGTTCGTGAACTGAGAAATCTTGCCTATCAAATGGCGGTGAAGGTAAAAGGAAATGTCATTACTAGAGTTGACCTTCCAAAAGAATTGGCCGAAGAGCAAACCTTTAATTATACAGGAAATCCCATTAATCTTTCTC
Proteins encoded:
- a CDS encoding SDR family oxidoreductase; this translates as MRPPQGATTLASINSAIDGLVLGLSIDLAPIRVNVVSPGIVDTPLYGGISKDQSQDMYHGIAKQLPV
- a CDS encoding SDR family NAD(P)-dependent oxidoreductase, giving the protein MVVLGGTSGIGLAAAKAFLDESAQVIIASRSASKLSDSKVKLGGNVKGL
- a CDS encoding winged helix-turn-helix transcriptional regulator, producing MPNLGEKVFNCEKELTLSIIGGKWKMLVLWHLGKEGTKRFGELKALMPGITQRMLVNQLRELEDHLIVHREVYPVVPPKVEYSLTEYGRSLMPILDAMYDWGKDYIKNVLEKETENKSSIQ
- a CDS encoding aminotransferase class I/II-fold pyridoxal phosphate-dependent enzyme — protein: MKTLKSLDQNGNILYISSLSKIIASDLRIGWIIGPNSVIERLSDAKQQVDFGHGSHSQWIANNFIESSEFESHIQHLVKQLDRRSKQIDTSLQTFLNTLHIKLFTNNKAFLGDITVEIAEEELENRNIAELHLPKSDIYKITLHPIK
- the mnmA gene encoding tRNA 2-thiouridine(34) synthase MnmA gives rise to the protein MKKRPEDTRVVVGMSGGVDSSVTALLLKEQGYDVVGIFMKNWDDTDESGFCTATEDYEDVIKVCNQIGIPYYAVNFEKQYWDKVFTYFLEEYKSGRTPNPDVMCNKEIKFKAFLNHAMLLGADYIATGHYARVEEKDGQFGLLRGADHNKDQSYFLNALSQKQLSKTMFPLGHLSKKEVREIAIEAGLATAKKKDSTGICFIGERNFKEFLSGFLPAQPGEMQTLDGEFKGHHDGLMYYTIGQRQGLGIGGSGEPWFVIGKDLKRNVLIVGQGFHNEGLYSEGLEAIGMNWIKTDLTFKQDFSCTAKMRYRQEDQQVTVYPKEDGTASIYFHEPERAVTPGQAVVLYDGDVCIGGGTIDRVIKKWENA
- a CDS encoding LLM class oxidoreductase, with the translated sequence MNKFEKHKGYSRTFQENKLSLGLFFPLEAYKGSIPVMDLKHQVDLAQIAEEANFASLFVRDVPLSDPTFGDVGQIYDPWVFLGYIAAHTKEIALGTGSIVTTLRHPLHLAKAAASVDHISNQRLLLGIATGDRPIEFSAYKVNREERIELFQESLFVMKEAWKQSFPLINSQRVGIEQGDVLPKPVLSDIPVFVTGRSGQSLEWIAENSDGWISYPRNIDVQAELINDWRSLTYDFQPFSQSLYIDLAKDPDEGPTPIHLGFRSGYKFLIEFLNRLQEIGVNHVILNLKYGQRPAKDVINELGEKVVPQFPVFKQQTI
- a CDS encoding Rrf2 family transcriptional regulator encodes the protein MNSEFTIAVHSLVLLAHLPDHMASSQKIADNVSTNPARIRKIMSYLRKHGFVRTKEGIGGGYILQRDPDEITLGQIYRSVSGGTIKPNWCSGDPEEECVVASNIQLVMDEVFEETDQYFSAYLDRISIASILKKVKQC
- the ltrA gene encoding group II intron reverse transcriptase/maturase, translated to MHRPQKTSKDGYLLEHKVEPEHKAEACSILHAEPRRRDGESSELISEIIDRDNLNRAYKRVKKNKGKPGIDGMTVDKLPLFLAEERRSLVLSIKDGTYQPQPVKRVEIPKQDGSKRKLGIPTVKDRLVQQAILQVIEKWINPHFSENSFGFRPNRSAHDAIGKAKQYYEERYRYVVDIDMKQYFDTVNHDKLMYHVEEFIQDPIVLKLIRKFLRSGIMIGEKYEPSEVGTPQGGNLSPLLSNAYLHQLDLELERRGHKFIRYADDCNIYVKSQRAGERVLKSITKFLEEKLKLTVNKEKSEVGKPTKRKFLGFCIHPTRNGAQVRPHTKAKKSLEEKVGKLTSRKRPGEIREIIKEVNQVTRGWINYYGVGLVKTYVQEIDRWIRRRIRQIIWKRWKKVKTRFKSLIKLKIPKQKAWEWANTRKGYWHISNSFILNTAIPNHLLERIGLLNLTQLYSSINSKHT
- a CDS encoding 2,4'-dihydroxyacetophenone dioxygenase family protein, with protein sequence METKASTRTIDQEMNEFTERFMLPDRVSHSPEMQWMPFSDDGCWFKPLRFDLTTGLWIMLFKVEKGAVLSRHRHTGGSVTGYVIEGKWHYLEKDWEANEGTLIFEPPGDIHTLCADPELGMTTLFTVTGSIQFFDANGTITREDDVFTMYKRYRHYCEEYGIEPNVDLIF
- a CDS encoding sigma-54-dependent Fis family transcriptional regulator, with the protein product MNDLYISLDNVCSPMNEKIRVERAWEHFILDKNSAPKVRHLTHQSWKRSLRHGVHPLEGKAPLILSEEKIQEYQSSNPIFSTIEPLLINLNNTVKDSGYLLVFCNQNGEIVYLDGVSSLRQKAENINFIAGTSWAEHHAGTNGMGAALATGHPMQVFAGEHFCQPVHNWVCSAAPIKDPATNKVLGAINLTGIWDTVHPHSLTTVISVAQLVEEKLLNRLKFEQFLLMEHYIEISEKKSNKHFAIIDRGCKVIRASPLFYENGWIDKSNYFNELNKEILWKEAKYSWQIEKRDGIWTFEVIPYFYQEYQIGAILYAIPPVIPSNNTVNSTKHSFSSMIGLSDKFLSFITEARSVASIDLPVLIEGESGTGKELLAQSIHSSSLRSSGAFVAVNCGAIPKELAASELFGYEEGTFTGGQKGGKSGKFQLAEGGTIFLDEIGEMPLDLQTMLLRVLEEGEVVRLGGKQPIKLNVRVIAATNCDLKKACEEGKFRKDLYYRLNILSLKVPPLRERSGDIPLIFEHLLKKICIDLRRPPLLINDQALLALKRYDWPGNVRELRNLAYQMAVKVKGNVITRVDLPKELAEEQTFNYTGNPINLSHSSHQSFVSKKKVQSLKEQELDTILAVLDELNGNVTETAKRLGIHRSTIYKKLKRRDPTSSSLK